In one Mucilaginibacter sp. PAMB04168 genomic region, the following are encoded:
- a CDS encoding sensor protein KdpD, producing MPEEEHKDGSVKNFIELVKKSRRGKLKVYIGMSAGVGKTYRMLQEAHALQRNGIGIQIGYIETHNRAETHALLDGLPVIARRKTFYKGKQLEEMDLQGILNRHPEVVIVDELAHTNIEGSKNGKRWQDVLDILEAGISVISAVNIQHLESLNEEVEDITGIAITERIPDKILQLADEIVNIDLTADELIDRLKEGKIYEQGKIALALQNFFQSDKILQLREMALKEVAHHLERKIDNEIPKQIKLRPEKFLACISSNSVTAKIVIRKTARLASYYRSPWVVLYVQSSSESLDKIKLDKQRHLINNFKLATELGAEVVKIKSDQITQTIMQIAEEREVTTICIGKPHLSLFQVILRTAVFNELLKKIAATETDLVILS from the coding sequence ATGCCCGAAGAAGAACATAAGGACGGTTCGGTTAAGAACTTTATCGAGCTGGTTAAAAAATCCAGGCGTGGCAAGCTAAAGGTATATATCGGCATGAGCGCAGGTGTTGGCAAAACTTACCGTATGCTGCAGGAAGCGCATGCCCTGCAGCGTAACGGTATAGGCATACAAATTGGCTATATAGAAACCCACAACCGAGCCGAAACACATGCCCTGTTGGATGGATTACCCGTAATAGCCCGCCGCAAAACCTTTTATAAAGGCAAGCAACTCGAAGAAATGGACTTGCAGGGTATCTTGAACCGGCACCCGGAGGTAGTTATTGTTGACGAACTGGCCCATACCAATATTGAAGGCAGCAAGAATGGGAAGCGCTGGCAGGATGTGCTGGATATACTGGAGGCCGGAATTAGCGTAATAAGTGCTGTAAATATTCAGCATTTGGAAAGCCTGAACGAGGAAGTTGAAGATATTACCGGCATTGCCATCACTGAGCGCATCCCCGATAAGATATTGCAACTGGCTGATGAGATTGTAAACATTGACCTTACCGCCGACGAACTCATAGACCGGCTTAAGGAAGGGAAAATTTACGAGCAGGGCAAGATAGCACTGGCATTGCAGAACTTTTTTCAGAGCGATAAGATATTGCAGTTGCGCGAGATGGCATTGAAAGAAGTAGCACATCACCTGGAACGTAAAATTGACAACGAAATACCTAAGCAGATCAAACTCCGCCCCGAGAAATTTTTGGCCTGTATTTCGTCAAACTCAGTTACGGCCAAAATAGTGATCCGCAAAACCGCCAGGCTGGCTTCTTACTACCGGTCGCCCTGGGTGGTATTGTACGTGCAAAGCAGCAGCGAAAGTCTCGACAAAATTAAGCTCGACAAGCAGCGGCATTTAATTAATAACTTTAAACTGGCTACCGAATTAGGCGCCGAGGTGGTGAAAATTAAAAGCGACCAGATCACCCAAACCATTATGCAAATAGCCGAAGAGCGCGAAGTAACCACCATTTGTATTGGCAAGCCGCACTTAAGCTTATTTCAGGTAATTTTACGCACTGCAGTGTTTAACGAGCTGCTTAAAAAAATAGCCGCTACAGAAACCGATTTAGTGATACTCTCATGA
- a CDS encoding porin, which translates to MKNILLIAALSCTTLLAKSQTQDSTKAGKLTVSGYAEIYYGFDFNRPTNNNRPGFIYSHNRHNEVNLNLGFIKANYDNGSIRANMAVMAGTYANANLAAEPGVLKNILEANAGVKLSKTASLWLDAGIFASHIGFESAISKDCWTLTRSILAENTPYYESGVKLGYTTTDGKLTLTGLYLNGWQRINRQDANSKPAGGLQVYYKPTDKITLNYSNYLGTEGADSVRVRRFYNNFYGVFQLSSAFGLTAGFDYGMQQQAKGSNQYNYIISPVAIARYQLATQWAVAGRVEYYQDKNGVIIATGTPNGFKTTGYSINLDYAPVSNGLLRLEGKVYDSKDVIFNRLGNAVNTNPAITASIAVSF; encoded by the coding sequence ATGAAAAATATTCTGCTCATAGCAGCGCTTAGCTGCACCACTTTATTAGCCAAATCTCAAACCCAGGACAGTACAAAAGCCGGTAAATTAACCGTTAGCGGTTATGCCGAAATTTACTATGGGTTCGATTTTAATCGGCCAACCAATAATAACCGCCCGGGATTTATCTATTCGCACAACCGGCACAACGAGGTAAACCTGAACCTGGGTTTTATAAAAGCCAATTATGATAACGGCAGTATAAGAGCCAACATGGCTGTTATGGCAGGCACCTATGCCAATGCTAATTTAGCTGCCGAACCTGGGGTTCTTAAGAATATACTGGAGGCTAATGCTGGTGTAAAGCTCTCAAAAACAGCCAGCCTATGGCTCGATGCGGGTATCTTCGCCTCGCACATCGGGTTTGAAAGTGCTATTTCAAAAGATTGCTGGACGTTAACCCGCAGCATCCTGGCCGAAAATACACCTTATTATGAATCGGGCGTAAAGCTGGGATACACCACAACAGATGGTAAGCTAACCCTAACAGGCTTATACCTTAACGGATGGCAACGCATTAACCGTCAGGATGCCAACAGCAAGCCCGCCGGTGGTTTGCAGGTTTACTACAAGCCAACTGATAAAATTACCCTTAATTACAGCAATTATTTAGGAACAGAGGGAGCTGACTCTGTACGTGTACGCAGGTTTTATAACAACTTTTACGGCGTGTTTCAGCTCAGCAGCGCCTTTGGGTTAACAGCTGGTTTCGATTACGGTATGCAGCAGCAGGCCAAAGGCAGTAACCAATACAATTATATTATTTCTCCCGTAGCCATTGCCCGCTACCAGTTAGCTACGCAATGGGCGGTGGCTGGCAGGGTTGAGTATTATCAGGACAAAAATGGCGTCATTATAGCCACCGGGACGCCTAATGGTTTTAAAACCACAGGCTATTCCATTAACTTGGATTACGCACCGGTAAGCAATGGCCTACTACGCTTAGAAGGTAAAGTATATGATAGTAAAGATGTAATATTTAACAGGTTGGGTAATGCAGTAAACACCAACCCGGCTATCACGGCAAGCATAGCCGTTTCGTTTTAG
- a CDS encoding K(+)-transporting ATPase subunit C, translated as MKSLTQSLRLTLVLVILLCVIYPVLISFAGKLAKGQCDGEKVTLNGKIVGYALLGQKFDKPEYFWTRPSAVGYNAAGSAGSNKGPSNPDYLKDVQSRIDTLLKYNPGVKKSDIPADLVTASGSGLDPDISPEAAAIQVKRVAAIRKLDEKQVAQLVAANTQKPLIGLFGPSSVNVLKLNVALDALKK; from the coding sequence ATGAAAAGTTTAACACAGTCATTAAGACTAACACTGGTACTCGTAATACTATTATGTGTAATATACCCTGTATTAATTTCCTTTGCCGGCAAATTGGCCAAAGGGCAGTGTGATGGTGAGAAAGTAACCCTCAATGGGAAAATTGTAGGCTACGCACTGCTGGGCCAAAAGTTTGATAAGCCGGAATATTTCTGGACGCGCCCATCTGCAGTAGGTTACAATGCCGCAGGTTCTGCCGGTTCTAATAAAGGTCCAAGTAACCCCGATTACTTAAAGGATGTACAAAGCCGCATAGATACGTTATTAAAATATAATCCCGGTGTTAAAAAGAGCGACATACCTGCTGATCTGGTTACGGCATCGGGCAGCGGTTTAGATCCCGACATTTCACCCGAAGCAGCTGCTATACAAGTAAAAAGAGTAGCCGCAATTCGTAAGCTGGATGAAAAACAGGTGGCTCAATTGGTTGCTGCCAATACACAAAAGCCATTAATAGGCTTGTTCGGTCCGTCAAGCGTTAATGTGCTTAAACTGAATGTGGCATTAGACGCATTAAAGAAATAA
- the kdpB gene encoding potassium-transporting ATPase subunit KdpB: MKSQSNKLFEPALVQSALKQSFIKLNPKVMMRNPVMFTVEIGTAIMLYVTIYSVTHNGQGTLAYNLIIFLILLLTLLFANFAEAIAEARGKAQADSLRKTREDTPANVIDDKGNITVVSSNQLKKGDVFVCEAGDTIPTDGEIVEGLATIDESAITGESAPVIRESGGDKSSVTGGTKVLSDRIKVMVTTQPGESFLDKMIALVEGASRQKTPNEVALTILLASFTIVFIIVCVTLKPFADYAHTPITVAALISLFVCLIPTTIGGLLSAIGIAGMDRALRANVITKSGKAVETAGDIDVLLLDKTGTITIGNRKATQFWPAPGVAPEDLVKACVMASLSDETPEGKSIIELAQHNNSRVPLQAPQGSVSIKFTAETRSSGIDTPDGIRIRKGAYDSMRKLALNAGHTVQAVVKDRVEAISSNGGTPLVVTQNEEVLGTVELQDIIKPGIAERFERLRKMGVKTVMVTGDNPLTAKFIAEKAGVDDFIAEAKPEDKMNYIKQEQATGKLVAMMGDGTNDAPALAQADVGVAMNSGTQAAKEAGNMVDLDNDPTKLIEIVEIGKQLLITRGTLTTFSIANDVAKYFAIVPALFIASIPALQSMNIMRLHSPESAILSAVIFNAVIIPLLIPLALKGVEYKPIGATALLRRNLLIYGLGGVVAPFIGIKLIDLVVGLMV, encoded by the coding sequence ATGAAATCTCAATCCAATAAATTATTCGAACCGGCCTTAGTGCAATCAGCATTAAAACAGTCGTTTATAAAGCTTAACCCAAAGGTGATGATGCGTAACCCGGTAATGTTCACCGTGGAGATTGGCACCGCCATTATGCTGTACGTAACCATATACAGTGTAACACACAATGGCCAGGGCACCCTTGCTTATAACCTTATCATATTTTTAATACTGCTTTTAACCCTGCTGTTTGCCAATTTTGCCGAAGCTATTGCCGAAGCACGTGGCAAAGCACAAGCGGATAGCTTACGCAAAACCCGCGAAGATACGCCCGCTAATGTGATAGATGATAAAGGCAATATCACTGTTGTATCATCCAATCAATTAAAAAAGGGCGATGTGTTCGTTTGTGAAGCCGGCGATACCATTCCTACCGATGGTGAAATTGTAGAAGGCCTGGCTACGATAGATGAATCGGCCATTACGGGTGAATCTGCCCCGGTTATACGCGAGTCTGGCGGCGATAAATCATCTGTTACCGGTGGTACAAAAGTTCTGTCAGACCGTATAAAGGTGATGGTTACCACGCAGCCCGGCGAAAGTTTTTTGGACAAAATGATTGCGCTGGTTGAAGGTGCATCACGGCAAAAAACCCCTAACGAAGTAGCCTTAACTATTTTGTTGGCCAGTTTTACCATCGTCTTTATTATCGTATGTGTAACGCTTAAGCCATTTGCTGATTATGCCCATACGCCCATTACCGTTGCTGCACTTATTTCGCTGTTTGTGTGTTTAATACCTACCACCATTGGCGGTTTGCTATCGGCCATTGGTATAGCCGGTATGGATAGGGCCTTGCGTGCCAATGTAATTACCAAAAGTGGCAAAGCAGTTGAAACCGCCGGTGATATTGACGTATTACTACTTGACAAAACCGGAACTATAACGATAGGCAACCGTAAAGCCACCCAGTTTTGGCCAGCGCCCGGCGTAGCTCCTGAAGATTTGGTTAAGGCCTGCGTAATGGCCTCATTAAGCGACGAAACGCCCGAAGGAAAATCGATCATCGAATTGGCTCAGCACAATAATAGCCGTGTGCCTTTGCAAGCGCCGCAAGGTTCGGTATCTATAAAATTCACTGCCGAAACCCGTTCAAGCGGCATAGATACGCCCGATGGTATACGTATACGCAAAGGCGCCTATGATTCTATGCGTAAGCTGGCGCTGAATGCTGGTCATACGGTGCAAGCTGTGGTTAAAGACAGGGTAGAAGCTATTTCATCAAACGGTGGTACACCGCTGGTGGTAACCCAAAATGAAGAAGTTTTAGGTACGGTTGAATTACAGGATATTATTAAACCAGGTATTGCCGAACGTTTTGAACGGCTGCGCAAAATGGGTGTTAAAACCGTAATGGTAACCGGTGATAATCCTTTAACCGCCAAGTTTATAGCTGAAAAAGCTGGCGTGGATGATTTTATTGCGGAGGCTAAGCCCGAAGATAAGATGAACTACATTAAACAGGAGCAAGCAACCGGAAAGCTCGTGGCCATGATGGGCGACGGTACTAATGATGCACCCGCGCTGGCCCAGGCAGATGTTGGCGTAGCCATGAACAGTGGTACACAGGCGGCCAAGGAAGCCGGCAACATGGTAGACCTGGACAATGACCCCACCAAACTGATTGAAATTGTAGAAATAGGCAAACAGTTGCTCATTACCCGCGGTACGCTAACCACCTTCTCGATAGCTAATGATGTGGCCAAATATTTTGCCATTGTACCGGCATTGTTCATAGCCTCTATACCGGCCCTGCAGAGTATGAACATTATGCGCTTGCACAGTCCGGAAAGCGCCATCTTATCGGCCGTAATTTTTAATGCTGTTATTATTCCCTTACTCATACCATTGGCTTTAAAAGGGGTGGAATACAAGCCTATTGGTGCCACAGCGTTACTGCGCCGCAACTTGCTGATATATGGCCTTGGCGGTGTAGTTGCGCCATTCATTGGCATAAAACTGATTGATTTGGTTGTGGGACTTATGGTTTAG
- the kdpA gene encoding potassium-transporting ATPase subunit KdpA, with product MNTELLGIIASFVITLAIAIPLGKYLAKMFAGEKVWTDFMKPLERGLFKLSGINPNEPMNWKQFLKAMMTINILWLVYGFFVLIYQDKLPLNPDGNPGMTADLAFNTIISFVVNCNLQHYSGESGATYLTQHFIFMFLHFTSAATGIAAAVALFKAFRDKTTTDLGNFWNFFVKAITRLLLPLAIVVALILTFNGTPSSYAGKDQFVSMQGDTVNVSRGPAAQMIAIKHLGTNGGGWFGANSAHPLENPNYLTNVTEIVSQMIIPMAMILAFGIFIRRKKLGWVIFGVMMAGMFMLLIPTITSELGGNPAIAKMGVTQATGAMEGKEVRFGPAATAYWSTLTTIVSTGSVNGMHDSTMALTGLWQLLGMMINGFFGGCGVGILNYFIYLIIAVFISGLMVGRTPEFLGHKVEAREVKIAALITLLSPLLIMAGTALASYVFVAHGNADWAVKPANWLNNPGYHGFSEMLYEFTSSNANNGSGFEGLGDNNIFWNISTGIVLILGRFLPIFGPIAIAGLLAQKKYIPESAGTLRVDTVTFGLMTFAIILVLNALSYFPALVLGPIAEYFSMIN from the coding sequence ATGAACACTGAACTATTAGGCATCATTGCATCTTTTGTCATTACACTGGCCATAGCCATTCCGCTGGGTAAGTACCTGGCCAAAATGTTTGCCGGCGAAAAGGTATGGACAGATTTTATGAAGCCGCTCGAAAGAGGCCTTTTTAAATTATCGGGCATTAATCCTAATGAGCCCATGAACTGGAAACAGTTTTTGAAAGCTATGATGACCATTAATATCCTGTGGTTGGTTTACGGCTTTTTTGTGTTAATATATCAAGACAAGTTACCTCTAAATCCTGACGGTAACCCCGGTATGACGGCCGACCTTGCTTTTAACACCATTATAAGTTTCGTAGTTAACTGTAACCTGCAACACTACTCTGGTGAGAGCGGGGCTACCTACTTAACTCAGCACTTTATATTCATGTTTTTGCACTTTACCAGTGCGGCAACCGGTATAGCTGCAGCTGTTGCATTATTTAAAGCATTTCGCGATAAAACAACTACTGATCTGGGGAACTTTTGGAATTTCTTTGTAAAGGCCATTACCCGTTTGTTGCTGCCGTTAGCTATCGTTGTAGCTTTAATACTCACTTTCAACGGTACACCATCAAGCTACGCCGGTAAAGATCAGTTTGTATCCATGCAAGGCGATACTGTGAACGTGTCACGTGGACCGGCTGCCCAAATGATTGCTATTAAGCACCTCGGTACCAACGGTGGCGGCTGGTTTGGAGCCAACTCAGCGCACCCGCTCGAAAACCCGAACTATCTAACTAACGTAACCGAAATAGTATCGCAAATGATTATCCCTATGGCTATGATATTGGCCTTTGGTATTTTTATACGGCGTAAAAAGCTGGGTTGGGTAATATTTGGAGTAATGATGGCGGGTATGTTTATGCTGTTGATACCTACTATAACAAGCGAGTTAGGTGGCAACCCTGCCATTGCTAAAATGGGTGTAACACAGGCCACCGGAGCCATGGAAGGCAAAGAAGTTAGGTTCGGACCGGCAGCTACCGCATACTGGAGCACATTAACTACTATTGTATCAACAGGGTCGGTTAACGGGATGCATGATAGTACTATGGCGCTTACCGGCTTGTGGCAACTGCTGGGTATGATGATCAATGGTTTCTTTGGTGGCTGTGGGGTGGGCATACTTAACTACTTTATCTACCTTATTATAGCTGTGTTTATATCGGGCTTAATGGTAGGCCGTACACCCGAATTTTTAGGGCATAAAGTAGAAGCACGTGAAGTGAAAATAGCAGCGCTTATAACCCTGCTAAGTCCGCTGTTGATTATGGCAGGTACAGCCCTGGCCAGTTATGTTTTTGTAGCACACGGTAATGCCGATTGGGCTGTTAAGCCGGCCAACTGGTTAAATAACCCAGGTTATCATGGCTTTTCGGAGATGTTATACGAATTTACGTCATCTAACGCCAACAACGGTTCTGGTTTTGAGGGTTTGGGCGATAATAATATCTTTTGGAATATCAGTACTGGTATCGTACTTATACTGGGCCGTTTCCTACCCATTTTTGGGCCTATAGCCATAGCTGGTTTATTGGCACAAAAAAAATATATACCCGAAAGTGCAGGTACCTTACGTGTAGATACGGTAACCTTCGGCCTTATGACGTTTGCCATCATTTTAGTGCTAAACGCCTTGTCTTACTTCCCTGCATTAGTATTAGGCCCCATTGCTGAATATTTTTCCATGATTAATTAA
- a CDS encoding potassium-transporting ATPase subunit F: MLALFIISLAVFAYMVYVLLKPEKF; encoded by the coding sequence ATGTTAGCGCTATTCATCATCTCTCTGGCAGTTTTTGCATACATGGTGTATGTACTGCTCAAACCCGAAAAATTTTAA
- a CDS encoding sigma-54 dependent transcriptional regulator has translation MQNTILIIDDEKKLSGLLSRIIELEGFSVLQAATGKDGLKLLVQEDVQVVLSDVKLPDVNGVDLVKTIKERKPYVEVINLTAYGTIADGVKAMQNGAFNYIIKGDDNDKIIPLINQALQKAQLQQRTFEQEKKIHSKHSFAQIIGTSKPITEAVSLARKVATTDTTVLLLGETGTGKEVFASAIHYESQRRLMPFVAINCSSFTAELLESELFGYKAGAFTGALKDKKGLLEEAQHGTVFLDEIGEVSMELQAKLLRVLESKTFIKVGDTQTTKVNLRILAATNRDLQKEAEAGRFRLDLFYRLSVFTIHLPALNERKADIELLAKHYLKEFTVKAGKYPIKLTDDFLRLLTQHHWKGNIRELKNVMERVVILADSNLLTPDLLPPEFNYVSTNTNALDLETVERQHIQKVLAHTRGNKTETARLLGIGLTTLYRKLDEYKLT, from the coding sequence ATGCAAAATACCATTCTCATCATCGATGACGAAAAGAAATTAAGTGGCTTGCTTTCGCGCATTATAGAGTTAGAAGGTTTTAGCGTGCTGCAGGCGGCCACCGGTAAAGACGGCCTAAAGCTATTGGTACAGGAAGATGTGCAGGTAGTGCTTAGTGATGTAAAGCTACCCGATGTAAACGGGGTTGACCTGGTAAAAACCATTAAAGAAAGAAAACCATACGTAGAGGTTATCAATCTTACCGCCTATGGCACCATAGCAGATGGGGTAAAAGCCATGCAAAACGGCGCTTTTAATTACATAATTAAAGGCGACGATAATGACAAGATTATACCGCTTATAAACCAGGCATTACAGAAAGCACAACTGCAACAGCGTACCTTCGAACAGGAAAAGAAAATACATAGCAAACATAGCTTTGCTCAAATAATCGGAACATCCAAGCCCATTACAGAAGCGGTTAGCCTGGCCCGGAAGGTGGCTACGACCGATACCACCGTATTGCTGTTAGGCGAAACCGGAACCGGTAAGGAAGTTTTTGCATCAGCCATACATTATGAAAGTCAGCGGCGGTTGATGCCATTTGTGGCAATCAACTGCAGTAGTTTTACTGCTGAACTGCTGGAAAGCGAATTGTTTGGTTACAAGGCAGGGGCATTTACAGGGGCTTTAAAAGACAAAAAAGGGCTTTTGGAAGAGGCCCAACATGGCACCGTTTTTTTAGACGAGATAGGCGAGGTAAGCATGGAACTGCAAGCTAAACTATTACGGGTGCTCGAGAGTAAAACCTTCATTAAGGTAGGCGATACACAAACTACCAAAGTAAACTTACGTATACTGGCTGCCACCAATCGCGATTTGCAAAAGGAGGCAGAAGCCGGCCGTTTCAGGTTAGATTTGTTTTACCGTTTGTCGGTTTTTACCATCCATTTACCGGCGCTTAATGAGCGCAAGGCCGATATTGAACTTTTGGCAAAGCACTATCTTAAAGAATTCACTGTTAAAGCCGGCAAGTACCCTATCAAACTTACTGACGACTTTTTACGCCTGCTCACCCAACATCATTGGAAGGGCAACATACGCGAACTGAAGAACGTGATGGAACGCGTGGTGATTCTGGCTGATAGCAACCTGCTTACGCCCGATTTACTACCGCCAGAATTTAATTACGTTAGTACTAATACCAATGCTTTAGACTTAGAAACAGTAGAACGGCAGCATATTCAAAAAGTACTTGCACACACCCGCGGTAACAAAACCGAAACAGCGCGCCTGTTAGGCATTGGCCTTACCACTTTGTACCGTAAGCTTGATGAGTATAAGCTAACATAG
- a CDS encoding serine hydrolase, whose amino-acid sequence MKRILLAMLTMATLSSHAQNIDTVFLKRLLASRPDLFANILKHPQQNEVQLLYTKIDRDKNNVPHFTSYSYRLNPKRYFYPASTVKLPTAIFALEKINEVKVTGFNRDAVMITDSAFAGQTKVTKDPTSPNGAPSIAHYIKKILLVSDNDAYNRLYEFVGREEINQKLKKYQLNNTRIVGRLAIGDVGEGTKHTNPVNFYKDGKLVYTKPALFDANDYPMQMDYMLQGKGYLDNKDQLVMKPFDFSEKNIYTIADQQSVLKRLMFPEVYPLKQRFNLLKDDYRLIYKYMSMLPTESDYPAYKRPEFYPAFCKFLFYGSDSSAVINPDIRIFNKIGDSYGYNIDNAYIVDFKNKVEFMITAVVQSNEDGIYNDSKYEYQTVCLPFLKNIGQVLYSYELKRKKEHLPNLSKFK is encoded by the coding sequence ATGAAACGCATTTTATTGGCAATGCTTACTATGGCAACACTTAGCTCCCATGCTCAAAACATAGACACTGTATTTTTAAAGAGATTATTAGCGTCGCGGCCAGACTTGTTCGCAAACATCCTAAAGCATCCGCAACAAAACGAGGTTCAGTTACTTTACACAAAAATTGACCGGGATAAGAATAACGTTCCGCATTTTACCTCATATAGTTACCGGCTAAATCCCAAACGGTACTTTTACCCGGCAAGTACAGTAAAATTACCTACAGCCATTTTTGCACTTGAAAAAATAAATGAAGTGAAAGTTACCGGTTTTAACAGAGATGCGGTAATGATTACTGACAGCGCCTTTGCCGGCCAAACAAAAGTTACTAAAGACCCTACCTCACCCAACGGCGCACCCAGCATTGCGCATTACATCAAAAAGATCTTGCTGGTGAGCGATAATGATGCTTATAACCGCTTGTACGAATTTGTGGGCCGTGAAGAGATCAACCAAAAATTAAAAAAGTATCAGTTAAACAATACACGCATTGTTGGCCGTTTAGCCATTGGTGATGTAGGCGAAGGCACTAAACATACCAACCCGGTAAATTTTTATAAAGACGGCAAATTGGTTTATACTAAACCAGCCCTGTTTGATGCTAATGATTACCCCATGCAAATGGACTATATGCTACAAGGTAAAGGCTATCTGGATAACAAAGACCAGTTAGTAATGAAGCCATTTGATTTTAGCGAAAAGAACATTTACACCATAGCCGACCAGCAATCGGTTCTAAAACGATTGATGTTCCCGGAGGTATATCCGTTAAAGCAGCGGTTCAATTTGCTAAAGGATGACTACCGGTTAATTTATAAATACATGAGCATGCTGCCTACCGAGAGCGATTACCCTGCCTACAAACGCCCGGAGTTTTATCCTGCGTTTTGTAAGTTCTTGTTTTATGGGTCTGACAGCAGTGCAGTGATTAACCCGGATATAAGAATATTCAACAAAATAGGTGATTCTTACGGTTATAATATTGATAACGCTTACATTGTTGATTTCAAAAACAAGGTAGAGTTTATGATTACGGCGGTAGTACAATCAAACGAAGACGGTATTTACAACGATAGTAAGTATGAGTACCAAACCGTATGTCTTCCTTTTTTGAAGAACATAGGCCAGGTACTTTATTCATACGAGTTAAAACGCAAAAAAGAACACCTGCCCAATTTGTCTAAGTTCAAGTAA
- a CDS encoding ThuA domain-containing protein has translation MKTAFKGLATVVALFALVAIGAAADAAKPKFKVIAFYTAKADLAHISFVQEANHWFPEMAKKYNFTYDSTNNWNNLNMAFLSKYQVVLFLDTRPEQPEQRAAFEAYMKGGGAWMGFHFAAFALSPSGVPQNWDWYHNEFLGSGQYSSNTWRPTSAVLRVENKRSDITKGLPATFTAAPNEWYRWEKNLRQNAAIEILLSVDTSSFPLGTGPKPNEIWHSGDYPVAWRNKNYRMVYVNMGHNDMDYEHKFDNTNRTLSYTFHNSMQNKFLLNALQWLGKR, from the coding sequence ATGAAGACAGCTTTTAAAGGCCTGGCTACTGTAGTTGCGTTATTCGCGCTTGTAGCTATTGGTGCTGCTGCAGATGCAGCAAAACCGAAATTTAAGGTCATTGCTTTTTATACCGCTAAAGCAGATTTAGCTCATATCAGTTTCGTACAAGAAGCTAATCATTGGTTTCCCGAAATGGCTAAGAAATACAACTTTACTTATGACTCTACCAATAACTGGAACAACCTGAATATGGCTTTTTTAAGCAAGTACCAGGTGGTGCTTTTTTTAGATACCAGACCAGAGCAGCCTGAACAGCGTGCAGCGTTTGAGGCTTACATGAAAGGTGGCGGCGCCTGGATGGGGTTCCATTTTGCAGCCTTCGCATTAAGTCCTTCAGGCGTTCCTCAAAACTGGGACTGGTACCATAACGAATTTTTGGGCTCCGGGCAGTATAGCAGCAATACCTGGCGGCCAACTTCTGCTGTATTGCGTGTAGAAAATAAACGAAGTGACATTACAAAAGGTCTTCCGGCAACTTTTACAGCAGCCCCTAACGAATGGTATAGGTGGGAAAAGAACCTGCGCCAGAATGCTGCAATCGAAATTCTGTTATCAGTTGATACGAGTAGCTTTCCGTTAGGAACCGGGCCAAAACCGAATGAAATTTGGCATAGCGGCGACTATCCGGTGGCTTGGAGAAACAAGAATTACCGTATGGTTTATGTGAATATGGGACACAACGATATGGACTACGAGCACAAGTTTGATAATACTAATAGAACCCTATCCTATACATTTCACAACAGCATGCAAAATAAGTTTTTATTAAACGCTTTACAATGGCTAGGCAAAAGGTAA